One Luteimonas sp. MC1825 DNA segment encodes these proteins:
- a CDS encoding DUF2946 family protein encodes MATIMKRRAVQRWMARFGLAAMLLLLLVPTAGRLLQVALPDDSAHAAHHAAHDAHHRAAGARHHDRDASDLPVVAGQDCHYCALLASAAAIAGPGLSPVANAAPASFQGRTGFRLPWLHPNGLGSRGPPLHG; translated from the coding sequence ATGGCCACCATCATGAAACGTCGTGCAGTGCAGCGTTGGATGGCCCGGTTCGGACTGGCGGCAATGCTGCTCTTGCTGCTGGTGCCCACCGCGGGACGCCTGCTGCAAGTGGCGCTTCCCGACGACAGCGCGCATGCCGCGCACCACGCCGCGCACGATGCGCATCACCGCGCCGCCGGCGCGCGGCACCACGACCGCGACGCGTCCGATCTCCCCGTGGTCGCGGGCCAGGACTGCCACTACTGTGCGCTGCTGGCTTCCGCCGCGGCCATCGCGGGCCCGGGGCTGTCGCCGGTTGCCAACGCGGCACCCGCTTCCTTCCAGGGGCGCACCGGGTTCCGCCTGCCTTGGCTGCACCCCAACGGGCTCGGCTCACGCGGACCGCCGCTCCACGGCTGA
- a CDS encoding TonB-dependent copper receptor: protein MTIPCCPLIRPCCLFVAMAAALASPALLAGPDQSAETPRTVDFDAVVVTAAAPVSVLTYETDPGIPRQPIPASDGADYLKTIPGFTAVRNGGSNGDPVLRGMFGSRLNLLTNDGAMHGACPSRMDNAMSYIAPDTYDRLVVTKGPQTVLWGPGASAGTVRFERDREHFSDPALKVSASTLGGSFGRNDQVLDALYGASPGYARLTANRSESGDYEDGSGRTVGSAWKKWNTDVAFGWTPDEDTLLELGVGTGDGQARYATRGMDGASFRRSNYNLRFEKDNPGERLARLEATAYHNVADHVMDNYSLRDPNPAGPMPMAMASNVERSTDGGRAAATWRGDGFELVTGLDLQRSRHRRRSAMGRGAYAARPWIIDARFEGLGAFAEGTRFRGDNSRWVGGARIDRSEASDARRTMSGGHGGVAMPNPTAGMTRSETLKAGFLRFEHGLVDAPVTWFAGLGHTERMPDYWELFSADLGPMGAANAFAGVDTEKTTQLDAGLQYRSKVLHAWVSAYAGRVDDFIQFRYLSGGMHDGMSRVSNIAADIRGAELGVEYRPLADWTFGGSLAYARGEHRDSGRPLPQMPPLEARASVAWDNGTWSAGALLRAVDGQDRVAPGYGNVVGQDFEASSGFATLALNAGYRFNASLQLTAGVDNAFDRAYSEHLNLAGNADFGYPADPVRINEPGRTAWVRVDYRY from the coding sequence ATGACGATCCCCTGTTGCCCGTTGATCCGACCCTGCTGCCTGTTCGTGGCCATGGCCGCCGCGCTCGCCAGTCCCGCGCTGCTTGCAGGTCCCGACCAGTCAGCGGAAACCCCGCGCACGGTGGATTTCGACGCCGTGGTCGTCACCGCCGCCGCGCCGGTGTCCGTGCTGACCTATGAAACCGATCCCGGCATCCCACGCCAGCCGATCCCGGCCAGCGACGGCGCCGACTACCTCAAGACCATTCCCGGCTTCACCGCGGTGCGCAACGGCGGCAGCAACGGCGACCCGGTGCTGCGCGGCATGTTCGGTTCGCGCCTGAACCTCCTGACCAACGACGGTGCGATGCACGGCGCGTGCCCGTCGCGGATGGACAACGCGATGTCGTATATCGCGCCCGACACCTACGACCGGCTGGTGGTCACCAAGGGTCCACAGACCGTGCTCTGGGGTCCGGGCGCGTCCGCCGGCACGGTGCGCTTCGAACGCGACCGCGAGCACTTCAGCGACCCGGCACTCAAGGTCTCCGCCAGCACGCTCGGCGGCAGCTTCGGGCGCAACGACCAGGTGCTGGACGCCCTCTACGGCGCAAGCCCCGGCTACGCGCGGCTGACCGCCAACCGTTCCGAGTCGGGCGATTACGAGGATGGCAGCGGGCGTACGGTCGGCTCGGCGTGGAAAAAATGGAACACCGACGTCGCATTCGGCTGGACGCCGGACGAGGACACGCTGCTGGAACTCGGCGTGGGCACGGGTGACGGCCAGGCACGCTATGCCACGCGCGGCATGGATGGCGCCAGCTTCCGGCGCAGCAACTACAACCTGCGCTTCGAGAAGGACAACCCCGGCGAGCGCCTGGCGCGGCTGGAGGCGACCGCGTACCACAACGTCGCCGACCACGTGATGGACAACTACAGCCTGCGCGACCCTAACCCCGCAGGCCCCATGCCCATGGCGATGGCGTCCAACGTGGAACGCAGCACCGACGGTGGGCGTGCGGCCGCGACCTGGCGCGGGGATGGCTTCGAACTGGTGACCGGCCTGGACCTGCAGCGCAGCCGCCACCGGCGCCGCAGCGCGATGGGGCGGGGGGCGTATGCCGCGCGGCCGTGGATCATCGACGCGCGGTTCGAGGGCCTGGGCGCGTTTGCCGAAGGCACACGCTTCCGCGGCGACAACAGCCGCTGGGTGGGCGGCGCGCGCATCGACCGCTCCGAAGCGAGCGACGCACGCCGCACGATGTCGGGCGGGCACGGCGGCGTGGCGATGCCCAACCCCACTGCGGGCATGACACGCAGCGAGACGCTCAAGGCCGGCTTCCTCCGCTTCGAACACGGCCTCGTCGACGCGCCCGTGACGTGGTTCGCCGGGCTCGGCCACACCGAACGCATGCCCGACTACTGGGAGCTGTTCTCCGCCGACCTGGGCCCGATGGGCGCAGCCAACGCCTTTGCCGGCGTGGATACCGAGAAGACCACCCAGCTCGACGCCGGCCTGCAGTACCGGAGCAAGGTACTGCATGCCTGGGTGTCTGCGTACGCCGGGCGCGTCGACGACTTCATCCAGTTCCGTTACCTCAGCGGCGGCATGCACGACGGCATGAGTCGGGTGTCCAATATCGCGGCCGACATCCGCGGCGCGGAGCTGGGCGTGGAGTATCGGCCGCTGGCGGACTGGACGTTCGGCGGCAGCCTCGCGTATGCGCGCGGCGAGCACCGCGACAGTGGCCGCCCGCTGCCGCAGATGCCGCCGCTGGAGGCGCGCGCCAGCGTGGCCTGGGACAACGGCACATGGTCGGCCGGCGCGCTGCTGCGGGCGGTGGATGGCCAGGACCGCGTGGCACCGGGCTACGGCAACGTGGTCGGGCAGGACTTCGAGGCCAGCAGCGGCTTCGCCACGCTCGCGCTCAATGCCGGCTACCGGTTCAACGCCAGCCTGCAGCTGACCGCCGGCGTGGACAACGCCTTCGATCGCGCCTACAGCGAACACCTGAACCTCGCCGGCAATGCCGACTTCGGCTACCCGGCGGATCCGGTGCGCATCAACGAGCCAGGGCGGACCGCGTGGGTGCGGGTGGATTACCGCTACTAG